A genomic region of Cannabis sativa cultivar Pink pepper isolate KNU-18-1 chromosome 1, ASM2916894v1, whole genome shotgun sequence contains the following coding sequences:
- the LOC115706132 gene encoding meiotic nuclear division protein 1 homolog: MSKKRGLSLEEKREKILQIFYDSQDFYLLKELEKLGPKKGVITQSVKDVLQSLVDDDLVSKDKIGTSVYFWSLPSCAGNQLRNVTRKLESDLHSSKKRFAELSEQCESLKKGREASDEREEALHELKSIQQKHTELKEEMEQYADNDPAALEAMRNAIEVAHAAANRWTDNIFTVRQWVSNNFPQAKEELDNLYKEIGITDDFDYFELSPMPVSSVTD, translated from the exons ATG TCAAAGAAAAGAGGTCTTTCGCTGGAAGAGAAGCGTGAGAAAATTCTTCAGATATTTTACGATTCTCAAGACTTCTATCTT CTTAAGGAACTTGAGAAACTGGGACCAAAGAAAGGTGTAATAACCCAGTCCGTGAAAGATGTTCTCCAAAGTCTAGTGGACGATGATCTTGTTTCAAAGGACAAGATAGGAACCTCT GTTTATTTTTGGAGTCTGCCTAGCTGTGCAGGGAATCAG CTGAGAAATGTAACTCGGAAACTTGAATCCGATCTTCATAGCAGTAAGAAGCGGTTTGCTGAACTTTCTGAGCAGTGTGAGTCTCTAAAGAAGGGGCGAGAGGCATCT GATGAAAGAGAGGAGGCTTTACACGAGTTAAAATCCATTCAGCAAAAGCATACCGAGCTGAAG GAGGAAATGGAACAATATGCAGACAATGATCCGGCTGCCTTGGAAGCAATGA GGAATGCCATTGAAGTAGCCCATGCAGCAGCTAATAGGTGGACAG ACAACATCTTCACAGTGCGGCAGTGGGTCTCAAACAATTTCCCTCAGGCCAAAGAGGAGCTTGATAACTTGTACAAGGAG ATAGGAATAACCGACGACTTTGACTACTTTGAGTTGTCACCAATGCCAGTCAGCTCTGTGACCGATTAG